The Arachis duranensis cultivar V14167 chromosome 9, aradu.V14167.gnm2.J7QH, whole genome shotgun sequence genomic sequence TAAAGAGAGTGTTGAACTTGGGATCCAGACACCTGCTGATAAGTTCTTCAGCTCTTTGGTGAATCAACTTCTCGATTTTCAAAGCGTTTCTGATCATGTTCATGAGGCCAAGCTTCACAAAGGTGATGGCCATAGCATTGGTTCCGTGAAGCAATGGACTTACACCATGGGTATATATGCTAAttactatttaatataattaaatagtataatGTTTTGTATGTAATTGTTATTAGTTACTACGTAACTTTTCATTTATAGCTTATATGTGAAATTTCCTTAGAAATAAAGGTTACTAAATCAAGGAGTTTATTTTCGTAAAGAGACCACTTCGATAAGGAcactaaaaatatctttttttttaagatgtttACATGTTGTAATATTATTGGACATTTTTATTAAActggttaataatttattttttaataaatcagaacaaaataagtttattataacaacaataataaagtcAATTGTCcgcattataattattagacccGATTTGATCCAATAGATTTATACAATCTAAATCGaaattatgtttaaatttttttataaaaagataatatatccttaatttttatttttaaaaacaaaaccaTAATCCAGTGGGTTATGTAAATTAGTCAGTTCAACCGGATCTGATAACAATTAGATTTATTATTActgttataaaaaaatcaattttattctagTTTggtaagaaattcaaaaaataaccGATTTATTAATACGTCCAATAATAATGCGACGCATAAGTATCTTTACAAAAATACGTTTTACGCATCTTTATAGGAGTATCCTCCTTTCATATATTGTTGGTGTATTcagttatttaattatattcaattttttttatatgatcaTCCACATCAAGgtataaaaagtaattatttttagaataaagtatTATTGTGTGTCTctcaaattaaatgacaaagAGTTCTAATGGTTTTTTCATACTATTTGTATCCTACTTGTTAATTGTTATTGATGTGGATATCACTAATTGCTTATGATCAAAGCACAGATGGAAAGGTAGCAACATGCCAAGAAAACTTTGAAGCCATTGATGAACAAAACAAAACTCTCACATTCAATCTCTTTGGTGGAGATGTTAGTCCACAGTACAAGACCTTAAAAGCCCATTTAAAAGTGACGGATAAGGGTAACAGAAGAGGTGCCATTGCTAAATGGACTTATGAATATGAGAAGCTTAGGGAAGATATTGCACCACCATGTGCCTACTTGGATTTGACAACAACGTTTACTAAAGATCTTGATGCTTATCTTATCAAGGCATAATACCAAATTAAAGAAACATTAATGTGAgagtattatattatataaataaatcagTTTGtgatgtgaaaaaaaaaataacaaagaaaaaatgtgTTTAATTTTTCCTCCCTATATTGTGATCTTTCCCATCAAATAATTTGTTCAAATATGTGAGAAGCTTGTAATAGACGTATAAATAAGTGATTGTTGTTTGGCTATAATAACTTAATAGAGTATCAACCACCacttaaaaagaagaaaaacactCCTCTGGTAATAATAGACAGCTATAAGTAACCACCAGCCCGATCAACCAATGTCTTTGATATCATTTGTTGAGTTATACAGTTGGAAACTCTCGATTACAAAGAgacttgtaaaaaaaattaagcgaaaaaatataagatgagaaaaCGTTATATCCAAATCAAAATCTTAAGACATCAAGTTAATATGTTTCACATCTTATAAACTCTTtacttattttttcttatatggGACTAATTCTTCTACTACAAAAAAAATGTTGAGAACCGTTAGATTTATCCGTGAATTTAGCGTCGACAATTAGCGACAGATTTAGTGACAAGTTTTGCGTCGGAAACAAGGTAACTTAGATTTCCCAAAAATGTTTACCGTAAAATTTTACATTCCGGCACTAAATCCAATGGTGATTAGTGGTGCGAAATATAATTTTGTTGGCGCCATAGTTACTAGCAAATTTATCGTAAGATTTTGCCGACGGTAAATCGATTTAATAAAATGCTTATCGTTGGAAAAGCCGATGATCAAttggtttaaaatttaaacacgAACCCTTCCTCCCTCGCTCACTTGTCTGAGttcactctctcttctctctccctctctctcctcttgTGCTCCGCTGTCAGAGGAGGTGCTGTCAGCGTTGCCATCACCTGTCGGCGTCGTCGTCACCTGCCAGAGTCTCTAGTGTCATCGCCATTGGATGTTGTCGTCGCTGGAGCAGTCGGTTGCCGCTAGGGAGGTTGAAAATGCTACCGCTGTTCTTCTTGGTAGCCACTGTCGTCGGTGTCGCCATCACTACTGGTACCACCACTGCTCCAGTATTCTGCAGTCACTATCAAAGGTAAATTTGttatagttttttaattttattaagatttttatgtgagtttagaattttttgttaaacaatttaagaaattattgattaaattagtgTAATGAAGTTTGTGATTAGAATTtggtatagtttttttttttttactatttttcatattttttgtgattttaggattttattaggtattttttcaaaTTGTTGATTAAATTATAGTAATGGAGTTTGTGGTTAGGGTTTAGTTTGTGGTTTTTAgtattctcaaatttttttgagTATAGGATTTTGTTATGTactttattatcaaattattgattaaaataagataatgtAGTTTGTTATTAGAATTTCTTatgttaatttaatataaatataaattataattaagttCATGTTGGCTAAGTAGGGTGAGATTAAGAGTGTTCGACTTTATGTAGtttattgaattaattaatttcaccCAAACGTTATTGTCGGATTATTCCAATGATAACGTTCACCAAGATTCATTTTCATATTCACCATATTCCGTCGCTAAATCTAACGATAATTACTGTTGAACGAAAAAAATTTGACAGTAACCATTTACCGAAGAAATTTATATTAGTTGATGATTTTCGATGATAAATTCGACAATAGTTagcgtttttcttgtagtgtttatACTTGTCACACTTACTAATCAATAGCGAATAAAGAGTTAAGATCTATTTAATCAACAACTAAGAGCCCATAACAAGttcaaaatatacatttttaccttttttttcgGTGGAGTTATCATGAATAACATAGTAATTCTCTTTTTGCGAAATTATCTGTGTGTTCTGAATATCAATGTCTTGGTGAAATTAGATCAATTCCGTACATGAAATATGTGAAGTTTACCCAACTGATTTTGAGTTGTTGTAATGTTATGGACGACTAGGGGTGGCAACGGGATAGGTAGGGGTGGATTTTTGCTCTACCCGACTCCGTCCCGCCGTACAACAACTCGCATAGAATTCGCCCCACTTCTACCGGCGGGTAGTAAAACGTTGAACTCTAACCCGCCCATGCGGGTATCTGCCCCGTCCCTATCCGcccctataattattaaaatctaataaataaaataaaatttcaaaatttatataaccatcatatacataacataaattaaagtacaaatttaaatatgatataatattattaatcatttactaattattttatatatattatacatattatatattaaaattatatatattatatatatagcggGGCGGGTAGGGACGGGTATCACCTAAATTCGATCCTGCCTTATCCCTTCTAAAAATCTGTCCCGCTAAAAATCTGCCCCGATATGAAGCAGGTAATTACTCACTTTAAACGAATAAGAGCGGAGTAAGTACCCGCGAATTCGGATGATATTGCCATTCCTATAGACAATTAGAGGGCAGAGGGCAAGAATTCTAGAGGTGCAGTGGGTATGTGGAATTCCGAAATTTGAGAGAATTTTCAAATATAGTGAATGGACAAAGTGGAATAATGCAC encodes the following:
- the LOC107464600 gene encoding MLP-like protein 43 yields the protein MTLTGKESVELGIQTPADKFFSSLVNQLLDFQSVSDHVHEAKLHKGDGHSIGSVKQWTYTMDGKVATCQENFEAIDEQNKTLTFNLFGGDVSPQYKTLKAHLKVTDKGNRRGAIAKWTYEYEKLREDIAPPCAYLDLTTTFTKDLDAYLIKA